The following is a genomic window from Armatimonadota bacterium.
TACATGGAGCGTGACGGCTATGACGTGAGCATGCTGTTTACGGGCATCCCGACGCACTACGCGGAAGTCGGATGGGCGACGTTCCCCGAGCATCGCTTCAGCGTCGTCGCCGCGGAGCCACCGCCGGTGGAAACGACCTACGCGGTGCGCGACTTCGACGAGGCCCGCGACCTCGACGCGGTAATCGAGATCTACAACGTCTATAACGAAGAGCGCACCGGCACGATGGCGCGCCCGCGGCAGTATTGGTATGACGAGCACTCGCGCACTCTCGGCGTTCTGCCGAGCTGGGTCGTTAGACATGATGGCGCAACCGTCGCCTACCTGCGGGGGTCGGCGACCCACTTCGGCGAGGTAGCCTACCTGCCGGAGCACAGGGCAGCCGTCGAGGCGATCTGCGCGCGGGCGATGCGGGAGGCGCTGGCCCTGCCTCCGCAGACGGACGACCGCGCGCGGGGCCGGGGCTGGAAGAAGGGCGACGAGCCGCGCATCGGCGGCGAGTTGCCGAAATCGCATCCGGCGCTGGCAACGCTCGCGCGGTGGTCGCCGCGGGGCATCCACCACGAGGAGCCGGAGGGGATGATGGTGCGGGTGATCCGCCTCGTGCCGTTGATGGAGAAGGCGTCGCCGGTATTGGAGCGGCGGCTGTCGCAGTCGGGGCTGCGGCCGCGGCGGAGGGACATCTGCGTTCGGGAGCAGGGGCAGGCGATGCGGCTGGTCATTGACGGGCACCACGTGCACGCCGAGGCGGGCGAGGCGGGCGACATCGTCCTCGAACCGGGGACGCGCAACTTCTTCAAGCTCTTGTTCGGCGACAGCACGTTCAGCCAACTGCGCGAGTTGATTCCCGATGCGGATTCCGTTGCCGCAGAGGACGCCGCCTTGCTCGACATCCTGTTTCCGAAGCAAGAGCCCGTGTACCTGGGCTGCGATCATTTTTGAGCGGGGCGTCGGTCCGCAGCGAGGTCGAAAACGCGCCGCCTCGCCGCAGTTGCTGTCGCTTCCGAGTCTCCCCTCGCACGGCGCCCTCGAAGGGAAGCCGGTTTCCCGCGGCGAACAGCCCCAGGGATGGAGCGACGGCAAACACAACGCAGCGAGGTGATTCCCATGGCGAGCAAGCGAAGGAATGGCGCGGCGGCAGCAGGACCGCTCAATACGCTTACGCGGCGTGAG
Proteins encoded in this region:
- a CDS encoding GNAT family N-acetyltransferase; translated protein: MEIRALREDEIEESIEHVCSVFGKPGHRRFRCHLTDDSSFELEQARVCVEDGRIVSYVRVSDRPIHIGCAVVRMGGIGAVSTHPEYRNRGYSTALLWDAVRYMERDGYDVSMLFTGIPTHYAEVGWATFPEHRFSVVAAEPPPVETTYAVRDFDEARDLDAVIEIYNVYNEERTGTMARPRQYWYDEHSRTLGVLPSWVVRHDGATVAYLRGSATHFGEVAYLPEHRAAVEAICARAMREALALPPQTDDRARGRGWKKGDEPRIGGELPKSHPALATLARWSPRGIHHEEPEGMMVRVIRLVPLMEKASPVLERRLSQSGLRPRRRDICVREQGQAMRLVIDGHHVHAEAGEAGDIVLEPGTRNFFKLLFGDSTFSQLRELIPDADSVAAEDAALLDILFPKQEPVYLGCDHF